The window acagcagaccattcagttttctatcatcataactctttggggcagtgtatttatctggttgtttatgtggacgacatcgtcattacaggcagtgatcatgatggtattcagaaactaaagcaacacctttttacccactttcagaccaaagacttggggaaactcaagtatttcttgggaattgagatagctcaatccagttctgctgtggtcctttcccaaaggaagtatgctttagacatcctggaagaaactggtatgttagactgtaaaccggtagacacacctatggatccgaatgtcaaacttgtaccaggacagggggagcctttaggagaccccgggagatatcgacggctcgtaggtaaattgaactatctcaccattactcgtccagacatttcttttcctgtgagtgttgttagtcaattcctacagtcaccatgtgatagccattgtgatgctgtaatccgcattcttcgatatatcaaaagtacaccaggccaaggtgtgttgtacgagaacagaggtcatactcaggttgttggttacacagatgcagattgggctggctcacccacagatagacgttccacttcagggtactgtgtttttattggaggtaatctaatatcttggaagagtaagaaacaagatgtagtggccagatctagcgttgaagccgagtatcgagctatggctttggcaacatgtgaactcatatggttgagacatcttcttctagagttgagatttggaaaggatgaacagatgaaactcatatgtgataaccaggccgcattacatattgcatccaatccagtctttcatgaaaggaccaaacatattgaagttgactgtcatttcattagagagaagatcgcatcaggatgtgttgctacaagttttgttaattcaaatgatcaactagctgacatcttcactaaatctctcagaggtcctaggattaaatatatttgtaacaagcttggtgcatatgacgtatatgctccagcttgagggggagtgttgaatataatgtatttatagtatataacctttccttgttaatataggatacatgtatggtagttaggactcctagccttgtatatatatatatatatttctcaattgtaagtaaattaattacattaataagaattaaggtctttcttctttctctctctcaacagaACCATTTTCACAACAtagaaccatgaatcttcataccaatatacgttccaatatcaatgtaacatttcaacacaataaatcgagatgcaatgacacattaaaacattttatgaaatcatagaaatgacatgaaatttccaataaatgtttcaaggaaagaaatcagatacACCATGAAATAGTATAAAATTCTTTACCTTACACGGACTTTCCCTCTGTGATTCTTCTATGTAGGCGATCTTTACCTATTAcaaggaactgaaatgaaacacataatttagacttcttaacaatgaaaatttatacaatttactgttgctaatttttaattctaatattcTCTAATCTACATGTCTAcaggttttcaaatcaaaattaaattgaattaaataatatttacaatgcatattaatattccctaattaattaccaaacactaattgttttgatttttttcttaaagccacattaacaaatttcaagtgtccaaataacctaattaagcACATGTTTActatctatttttcaattaaaccaaattaaacaaagatttatgttgatcttatcattaataaaatatttaagctaaaatattttaatccttaattaattgtgatttttaactaaaacatgtttatacctaattacactcaacttttacacaaattttaccgttaatttgtttcaacataCCATTAAGAATCaagataaaccaaaattactaaattaaacaacttgcttacctcaaatctgcactttctctctctagatcctCTTTCTAACCCAAGATGTTGCAGGTAAAATGGTGCAAAACAAGCTACAAGCCCTTATATAAGGCTCTTCGTGCAaccaagtaggaggtggcaggCCACATGGCTACCACCAACccacccaagtaggaggtggcacACCACTTAGCTGTCACTAACCCCAACTTCCCAATTgtgcactttagtccttcaagttttcaaaaattaaacccataattgcccattagtcctttaggttttcataactaTAATCAACCCCTAAAAACCTAATAAGCATggttaagtcattaactaatctcacttaaccttaattaaagtttaattcataattaaacaggATTAACACGAAACttgttttaacatctaattaaacatgtttaaagttaagtactaagaaaatcagtattgcctatttaattcattagtgctAAGTATTACATTGACATAGCCCAAAATCATCACGTTTGTTGAGCTTATGTTTTTGGGAGGCATTTTCTCAAACAATTGGTGTGCTTGAGATAAATCcccatttttaagaaaattgtcGACCCTGAAATTGGAGCAAAATGTGTTTGGATCAAAACCAATTTTGATAACTCAAACATCAATGTTGTTGGCAACATTGAGGCATTCTTTTGGAGATTGAAGGCTTCTTAGAGAAGTTAGACAAAAAGGGTTTTGGACTGCATTTGGTCTTAATGGTTTCACAGGAAAAGGGGACTAGTGGTTAGAATAGTTTATATAAAAGTGAGAGTTGAGATAGAGACTGAATGTTCTACTAATGCATAACATATAGAAGATCGTCAGGTTATTCCACATTTGTGTAAGGCAACTAACTTAGAGGAGTAACAATCAATTTGTTGCTGTAAGAAATAGTGTGGAGGCAAAGTTTAAATCTCTATCATAAGGGATTCTCACtttgtaatttaaattatttcatcatcCCTTGTAAATATGAACTCACATATATCTCTTATATGGTTTAAGGATGACAATGGCACAAGTTCAAGACATATCACTCTCATACTAACATGTTCCATTTATAAACCACTATTCTCATTCTCgtccaataaaaaatttaagcaaaaCAAATATAAGAACTTCTCTTAtccaattatttttcaaaattttaattatactaaaacaaatatattttataaataaatagatatcataaatttttataacttgttttatttgaaaagtagattttttttattattttgtgttaaaaatgaaaaaaaaaaattatttctaagcttaattaaatatataaagacTCAAACCCACtctatgttaaaataaaataaaataaaaaaagaaccaaacttATTCCTAACACgtttaaaaaaagagaaaaaaaaaacccattcaATGAACAAGCTAGAGAACACATAACAAGCGCCCATGAGAGGTGCCTCCATTGCAAGTTGCTTTACTGACCCGTCCTATTAAAACCTCTTGCCAATTGTCACTTAtctaaaattcaagaaattttcaatgacttaaaacttaaaagtgATAATTGATGCATCGCCATTCAATTATTGAGTTATTGAAGTCATGGCATTAGAAGTGCTCTTTTATCCattgtattaattttattgaaaatttatgctTCGACCTGTGGGCACTCATACAAATCCACTTGCTTATGCGGTGTCATTATTAATGAAAGGTATCCTTACCATTTATTACCATATATTTTATTACGTAATGTCACATCTTTACTATTTAATGCGGAGACAATGGTTGGTGCCTATGATATTTTCTGTACAACCGTATTTCCGAACTGTAACATTGTTCGTCTTTTCAATTCTCACAGTTTGATGGGATGAGTGACCTTTTCTATCCTCTGCATGCAATGTACCATAAACAGTGGGGCTAACTCGCTCGAAGCAGTGCTCCTGCCCTTTGTTCTCGAAAATGTAATTTGATGTGACCCACGTcactgaaaatattttatttcagttcttgaaaagaaagaagaaagatatataTAAGAAAGAGTGAGTGACAACGGTACGTGgtgaatttaaatttgaattttatactTCTTAACTtttcaaactattttttgttttatctaaCTCTAGTTTTTTTCAACTCTGACAAGTCGCGGCGGGGCCAGGAGTTTACGGAGAAGCACTGAAGAGATCAGGCACTTGATCGTAACGATACTTGAGATTTTCCACATGGAAAAGAGCCGACAGACATATCCAGAGTTTCAAAGGAGctccaaaaaaaacaaatgccCCCATCTATACAAAAAGGGAAATTTACTTACTGGTTAAGGGTGGTTGTCTAGAGGCGAAGGTTGCTCTTAAGCAATCGCATGAGAGAGATGCTGCCCTGAGTTCTGTTTATTTCATCTGCAGCCAATTTCTTTCCACCTCTGGTTCCCTGCAAATCAGTAGGAATGCAATTCTGAGAATAACTTTGGGAGCCCAAGGTAAAGCCatggaaataatttttacatggGTCGGCTCCCAGCAAGCAGAACATTAAAGCACTAGCTGAAAGGAAAGAGAAATCGATTCGAGCCCAACTGGACTCATGTTGAGCAAATGAGAGTAAAAGTTCAATCCTGTGGCAGCTTTTAGGTTACTACTTCAGATCATTCCAAGAATGGAATATAACAAGCAAAACGAGTGGCAAATGGACAAATATTTACCCTTGGTTTCTGATTCTCATCTTCCAAGTCCAAACCACCAATGTCCCTCAACAATACGGATGAGGCCGGCAAAAGTCTCCTggttatttcaaaatattaaagtcCCCaacaatgtgaaaataaattggTGTATATCATCAATCTTTAAGGAAACAAGAcataaaagtaagaaaaatatacTTCCCACCAACCTTCTTGGTTTCTCTGCTTTCAAGGCTTTGCTGCAAGAATTAGGTTCTGCTTCACTTTCTGCCAGCAACGGTTTGCTGCTGCAAGAAGTAACTTCTGCTTCACTTTCTGGCACATCACCAGTGTAACATACTCGTGTAACTGCAACGTCTTCCTTAGGCATGAGTTGGGGAGCCAACAACGTTTTGCTGCAAGAATTAACTTCTGCTTCACTTCCTGGCACATCATCAGTGTCACATACTTGTGTGACTGTAACATCTTCCTTAGACATCAATTGGGGATCCAACAATGGTTTGCTGCAAGAATTAACTTCTGATTCACTTTCCTTCACATCACCAATGTAGCATCCTTGTGTAACTGCAACATCTTCCTCAGGCACCAATGGTGAATCCATCAATGGTTTGCTGCAAGAATTAAGCTCTGATTCACTTTCGGGCACATCATCAGTGTCAGATACTTGGGTAACTGCAACATCTTTCCCAGGGATCAGCCATGGATCTAAAAATGGTTTGCTACAAGAATTAAGTTCTGTTTCACTTTCTGGCATCTCACCAGTGTCACATACTTGGGTAACTGCAACATCTTCCTTAGGCATCATAGGTGGATCCAAGAACTGTTTGCTACAAGAATTAGGTTCTGATTCACTTTCTGGCACGTTACTGGTGTTACATACTTGGGTAACAGCAACATCTTCCTTAGGCATCAGTGGTGGATACAACAACAATGGTTTGCTGAAAGAATCAAGTTCTGCTTCACTTTCTGGCATGTCACCAGTGTCGCATACTTGTGTAACTGCAACATCTTCCTTAGGCATCAGAGGTGGATCCAACAATCGTTTGCTGCAAGAATTAGGTTCTGATTCACTTTCTGGCACATTACCAGTGTTACATACTCGTGTTACTGCAACATCTTCCTTAGGCATCAGAGGTGGATCCCACAATGGTTTGCTGCAAGAATTAAGTTCTGCTTCACTTTCTGGCACATTACCAGTCTTACATACTCGTGTTACTGCAACATCTTCCTTAGGCATCAGTGGTGGATCCCACAATGGTTTGCTGCAAGAATTAAGTTCTGCTTCACTTTCTGGCACATTACCAGTCTTACATTCTGGTGTAACTGCAACATCTACTTTAGGCATCAGTGGTGGATCCAACAATATCTGGAAAAGACAGTAAAATCAAAATGTCTTTTATAGAGGTATAGACTCCATAttgattgaaaacaaaaactaggAAAGGAAACATTTGAAGATATAGGGACTAGTTAATAAGCTTCACCACTTCTTATAACAGATCATAATCTTCAGTTTGCCATCATGGTTTCCATAATTGTCAGCAGTTACTAACATCAATATAACTTGATGATTATATCActttgttcatttgttcatgACTATGTTTACTACCTCACTGGGTATCACAAAACACTTGCAGTAGTTAAAACAACAATGAAACAAACACAGTATCCTTTAAATAGTTGTGCATTGACATATGTAACCAAAACTATTAGAACTGTACAAGAATGTCAAGGGAAGCCAGAGAGATTTAAAGCCAGAACATGTGTGAAAAAGTTCCCAACTAATTCAGTTTGTCATGGCAATGTCAATTGTTGAATCACTATAAAGTCAACAGGGAGAGTCAACCTTTTGTATGTTCCATTGGTCAATATTTTGTCCTCAAAAAATGTTTAGATTGCCAATGCATACTATATTATATTGGAGAACAACATTCTTGATTTTGGTCACATCCTACACatattttaactctttaaaGGTAGCTGTGCCAACAGCTAATATCCATATACGACCAGGACAGAACATGCAGTGTGCAAAAATgctagtttaaaaaaataattacactgGGAACATAAATCTGACAAGGCcatcaaggataaaaatattagtaatatAGAAATACTGATAGTTTGATTTTGATGGAAATATTGATATCAacaaatattttggtaaaataaaaaataaaaaaaataaaatcatggaaattaaccaaaaaaatatgaaatttttagaTGAAACTTCAAAacttgacaaaaaaaattagtgatGCATAAAAGAATACTCATGGATaacaaatatgattttgaatGTGAATACTAATTATTAGTATGAAGacaaaaatagtattttatcaaattttattacttgaaaacacatttagtaataaaatgatgatctatgcagttaaaaaataatatcatataaaaagtTGATGATATTTGCTCAgtcattttttgctttttgatataatagtttttataatgTCTATAATTTTGTTTACAAGTTTATGTTTCACTTGAAATTTCCTAGatagaaaacatagaaaaacTGATTAAGAAGATAATCGTCATGATTCTAATGTTGCAACAACCAATAGCTTGACAGAATttgaataaagataattaagttttatttatttatttatttattattgagTATAAGaagttttatttcaaaattttgattttttataccTGTCTAAAATCCGCAATAAAATTGCTCATGCAAATCATAAAAGGGACTCAGAATAATATGCATAAACAACACAAAAATGGGCTTTCATTACATTAAAAAGGTTTAAGAAATGGATTTTAGAGAAGGCAAACAAGTTGATATATTTTAAGGGGAATATATTCAGTGATTGAACACTCAACAGTCCAAGGGCTTTACATGTCATGATCCCTCTCTTTTAATTCCAGATTTTCAGTCACAAAATATTGCCAACAAAATCACCAAAATATTGGTGATTTATAGCAATAAATTGACAAATTACACTCTGGAAATTACTCAGGCAATATATTGTCaattttttggagaaaaatcACCATATATTGGTGATTTTCCCACAGTAAAAGTTGGATCCCCAATTTCCATGTCAATGCGGCCaaaattctctatttttcaAACATTAGAGATCATTGATAGATAGACATGGTTAGAAGAAGCATAGAGTCCTAACAAGTTATAACTAACAAATGCATTCAAgtaaaatttaagggaaaataataaGACAATTACAAGGTGGCATTTTCTAATGCACAAACTTGTTTCCAGACCAATAAATGATGCATTTATTAGCTTTATCACAACATGGTGAAGTTGAAATAAATGAGCTTGAGAAAACATTAGACTATAATtgatcttaaaaaatataagtagtaaaaaaaaaaagcaagtaaTATAAGTAAAGCTATAAAATGGACCAAGCCAAAGATCCAAGgataaccaaaaaaaagaaaagaaaaaaataaaaattgaaaattccatGCTATGCTTAACACGTATTTTTGTAGGATCAGAAACAGAGAACAGGACTCATTATGTAAGTCAATTTACTAATGGATAATTATGAATAAAAGATTGTCATTTGCAAGTGTGACCTTATCACAATAGGTTAACTAACCAGCTGACCTTGCATACACATAGTGACACGAAGTGGGCTAATTTTTTGCATTTACACATTAAGATCTATCAATTTTTGTTACCATCATGCCGCGATTTTCTCTAACTAGCGGCTTTCTCTTTGGGTTACAACTGGAATAGAAGAGCTAATATGTCAACGGAAAATCAAACATTACCTGAGCAGTCACACTTGCCCCTAACACATGTTTAGGAATGCTAAAAGAGTAAAGACTAATTAATGATTATCAACATGTAAACCAAGTCATATAttgtctttcctttttccttttctgtaCCATGGATCATGTCATACCGtgtattttgtttgtttttacataataaagaataaatacaaaaacatatacacatatgagaaaaacaaaaattgcaaaaatgaaGTACAAAAGTAGATAACTGacttcattaaattttaaataaaaaaaaataaaaaataaaacaatgagaAGAAAAGAGGTAAGGATAGACATTGATCaatatcatacaactataattttaatgaaatcaacTTAGCAAATTATGATGTTGTAatgtatatatttatcatagaatttattaaaataaatatttcaaacttcTAACTAGGACTTTACATTCCAAATTGCAACTGGTCTACTGATAAATATcgtcatttgaaaattttccaggCTCCTAAAAGTCTCTAACCAAGATTGCAAAAAGAAACTATAATTTTGTATAACCATATACTTATACAAATTCTTGACATCATCCCTACTAAAAAggcaacaaaattaaaaatgaaaatgagatatATTAAACAAAAGTTCTTGTTCTTCATTTATCATCGGCCTTAAGACTGAATATTTCAACTATCTGAGGAACGTATCCTTCATTAGATAACACTTCATTAATATTCATTGGAACAATAAATAGACTTTTCACTCTTCAATGCATGCCTTCAACAACATGCACACATATTGCTGCCTAAAAccattttctccctttttgtccttgtttttttaaactttaaaagtaccttttaaacaataatacaataatctttttacaaaaaaaaaaaaaaaaatcagatgtgacttttttttcctaaagaactacaaaaataaaaaagatactTATATCACAACATTGTGTATAATGTATCATAAGATACATTTAAGATACACTTCATCTGGCAATACAAGATGTTTCGCATAAAAAAATGCAATGTATTGTGTATAGAAAGATTTTAAGAACTACCAAAGACCAAAATTTACACCATTATTTGGATAACAAGTAGCATTACGTGTACGCATGAATGTCTAATATCCATATATTggttaaaagaagaaaaaagtttttactGCGAAGAAAAGATATATAATTTAGCAGAGTAGCagctcattctttttttttctctgccTGGATGTTGTACTTAAAGAAACTAGACAAACTAGAACATTTTACAAGAAATAGTATGGCAGATGTTAGACAGGCAATCTAAGTAATAAATAACAGCATTATgattcaaaacataaaaaaaataaaaaagaataacctTGTCCTCTTCAGTATGCAATTGGTCCAACTCCACTGATGAACAGTTGTTGTCACTAACCATGACAGGTGACTGAGAAGAACTGAACAGAGACTTCGAAAGCTTTGTACCAGCTACAACACATAAAAGACAATGTTGAGACAACAGATCATAGGATGTGATGTCAGTCCAAagcactattttattttatttttaattagaatcaaaccaaagcatatttttttatttagagccCCAATTCCAAGATATTTTCCATGTGCAGTGATTGAGGGTGCCTAGACCACCACTAAATGGAGGCCACTCAAGAAATTTCATATGCCAAGAATCAGCATAATATGGTGATTATTCACTGTCAATTTTTTCACAAGCAATATTTTTACCAGTGCCCAAGCATATAAGATCAAGTTAGAAGATTCAGTATTCTAAACCTCCACTGTGACGTAAACATCAGGTGCAGGAGTAAAAGCAAAATATTTGGTCATAAGACCAACTTATAGCGATTCACTGACACAACTGAAAGGTGCCAAATGCTGATGATCAAACAACATTTAGACAAGAGACACCTACATGCCTAACTGAAGAATATCATATATCAATTATCAGCAGATGGGCAATTCCAAGCCTTTCATTCTTTGGCCTTCCTTCTAACATTTCCACTTAACCTTATCCCATCCAAGAAGAAGAGATAAAACAGAATTTTGATCCTGACGTCACAGATGAATGGAAAGATAGATATCCTAACTAGGACTGGTTGGTCATACTGTTTCTCTAATACCAGCCAGTTTTTAGCATAATTTACTCAAAGGTGTCAGATGAATCACCCATTTCTAAGTTTCCCTGGTTACCAAACAAGTGAATTTCATAAAACATAGAACATGAAATTAGAAATCAAACCTGTAACTTCAGCCTTCAGATTGTTATCatcaatttccaaatatttcAACTCATTTAAATCTTCAGCACTCTTCCCATTTCTAGAAAAGCTCCAATGCTCCTGATTATACTGTATCACATCCATGTTAGATTATTAACTGTAATTGAAAACCCAAGAACATAGGGCCAGTAAGAAATACAACAAATTGTGGTAGTACACCTAATGATCAAACACCATATCTGATTATTCTTGTGGTTCAAGTTTTTGGCAATTGACACAAAGATATGAAGCATTAACCACAACTAATCTGTCCATCTGACCATTAGggaaaacatgaaaaagaaaaaagaaaaaaggatgaCTCTTACAGTGGCATTATGTTTCAGCTCATTGTCAATGCACTCAAAACCCACCATGTCAGAAGAAGGTACTCCCTGAATTACCTTAACATATAAAATCACGTATATAAATTAAACAACAAAGATAtaacaaagggaaaaaaaatcatgaagatcCTCAATAGGAACAAATTGCACACAACTATCAAAATCATAAATCTTGGCATTCGTGGATAAAAGCATGTTAACCTGAGAATTCTGATGTTGGAAATCTTTGATACACAAACAACTAGAATCAACCATATCAGAACTTTCCACctgaaaattggaaataaatcaTTAAGCCTATTAAATAGGTAATCCTTTACATGATAGAATCCAGGATAAAAGAAACCAAGAGAAGAgctagtttaaaaaaaatcccaggATTAAACCTGCAAAAATGCATCCAACTCCTGTTGCACACTAGAGTCACATTTTGCTGGAGTGCTGCCATGCTCAAAAGCCTCAAGGTCAAGGTTGAGAGAAACACCCATGTTTATCTGAGCACATAGaattaaatctttaaaaaattaacaaattttacCAACCAAAACCACGAAGGTAAGATAATTGAAAAATGCTAGTGAATTGTAATAAGAATCTAACAGTGAAGCAAAGTAGAAAACCTAAAAATGGAATCCGAACCCCATTATTGAGAATTATGACTATATGCAAACCTCATCaatattgctagatccatgtcCCTCCAATTGTGATGAATCATCTACTGTCAATTCAGAATTTGAATTCTCCTTGGGTAAAGTACTCTCCACTACTTTCTCTTTACAACAAGAACAATGGGACTTCAAATCCTTCATTTCTTTGTCTAGCTCAAAATATTTTGCCTTTTCACTTTTAAGGCTTTCTCTGAGACTCTGCACTTGGTTTTCTGCTTCCTGTTTAAAGCAGAGTTGTCAAATGGATTGCTATATTTACTGCTAAAATTGCCTGAATAGAGAGGACAAGAAATCAATAACGACCCAATAGTAGACAAAACTTGAGATAATGACTGAGATTACAAGTTTAAGCTATATAACACACCTCAAGTTTTTCCTTATATTGCTTCAAAACATCCCATAAAGCTTTTGCAAAACCTTGCATAATCTGattgtttctctctctctttgccAATTCAACACCATTCAACTTGAGAAATGTGCTATCATAAACATCCAATTTAGAATTTCTTGGGGACTGAACCAGAGCTTTTACGGTTCCAGTCTCCTTGAGCTCCTCTGGATTGACCTCTGCTTTGAAATAAGCAAATTATACCTCATGTTATTCTATAGAGAAAACAAATGAAGTAGAAAATGGATCAAAGAAATGCTAATAGAAGAATAGCTTGTTAGAGAAGTAAACAAGTTAAACAACCTTCATCACAAACACAAAGTCGTTGTTCATCTCTGACACTATTTGCTTCTTCAATCTGAAACCaaacccaaaaattaacaagTACTTAAAACAATGTGGTATCTTGCCAAACCAAGGGCCCCAAACCATTAAGGCATCAACTTTTTCAAACTATGTTGAGAATGTAGAGGTACattcaaaagtatttttaagatgACAATGTGAATCTAAAGTGAGTTCCATGAGAAATTTGCTTTGGAATTCTAGGTACTTGACAGAATGGCGAGACAGGATAATTGCTCACATATTAATCCATATAAACATGCCAATGGGACATAATGAAGAAGTTCATATTAACATATTAATTGCATATTAGAACAAGATGATAATAGAAACCAGGATGATCATTGCAGCTTGGTTAGAATGGCTGTCACTCAGCATTGTAGATTTAAATTATGGAATGCTAGAGAATCATAAATAAATGGACTAGTTAATTATAAGTTTTTATCAtgtgagggaagtcaaagatAATAACAAACACCTGGAGAATATTGGGTTCAGTggggaaattttcttttgatgtgAGTTCTATTTTACACAGAATTTATaaaccaaatatatttttagtatgCCACACAGAATAAGTCAACTATGCTTGTAAATATGCCTTGAACACGCACTAATGTCACTTGCCTGGTGCATCTGCATaaacaattgaataaaataCTGGCAAAAAATTGCTTCAGGAGAGGATGGATTTAACAGAAAACAGAATAACAAAACAACATAGATGTACCTAAATTAATCAGTATAAAAATAGTAATGTGCTGAGGTCAGTTAATGACATAGATCATGAGATCACAACcagaaaatttaattaatattcataCTTCCAAGAAGAAACAAAGGTCGATGTCAGCTTGTTCCCTTCAACTCTTGTGGTTTAATTACTAATGTCTTGAAGCAGTGCTTTAGGCAAccaatataaggaaaaataaaaatatgcttTCATACAGCCCTCTTCTGTGGCATATCCATGAGTA is drawn from Vitis riparia cultivar Riparia Gloire de Montpellier isolate 1030 chromosome 18, EGFV_Vit.rip_1.0, whole genome shotgun sequence and contains these coding sequences:
- the LOC117907979 gene encoding kinesin-like protein KIN-6 isoform X3, whose translation is METQSSPPCPYTVTVRRNPHRKARATPSTSAPPRPLLSNPITSEIPAFPIQEILAMQVPQALSTPSPENLRVFLRIRPLITLQGSGKCGSRGNQSSKSVAKNAWPQNPSTKIKRKKNKNSEICIAVNNTQSVTLSPPSHLKDLKRIKSEVYEGFSHVFSADSSQEEVYERMVKPLVEDFINGKSGMLAALGPSGSGKTHTVFGCPREPGMVPLALQQIFKRTEGSGSEATRSFYISIFEIYSERGKGERMLDLSPGGADLFMQQSSIKGLQEVVISDVAQAESLIAQGMLKRSTAMTNSNSQSSRSQCIINIRSAPNNLESDVSVQLNSAVLTIVDLAGAEREKRTGNQGARLLESNFINNTSMVFGLCLRSLLEHQRNPKKPLQKHFQNSLLTRYLRDYLEGKKRMALILTIKPGEEDYLDTSFLLKQASPYMKIKFNNVEELSDLVANKRHVRTLPRFEQRKRMKFSNPDACVIEEANSVRDEQRLCVCDEEVNPEELKETGTVKALVQSPRNSKLDVYDSTFLKLNGVELAKRERNNQIMQGFAKALWDVLKQYKEKLEEAENQVQSLRESLKSEKAKYFELDKEMKDLKSHCSCCKEKVVESTLPKENSNSELTVDDSSQLEGHGSSNIDEINMGVSLNLDLEAFEHGSTPAKCDSSVQQELDAFLQVESSDMVDSSCLCIKDFQHQNSQVIQGVPSSDMVGFECIDNELKHNATYNQEHWSFSRNGKSAEDLNELKYLEIDDNNLKAEVTAGTKLSKSLFSSSQSPVMVSDNNCSSVELDQLHTEEDKILLDPPLMPKVDVAVTPECKTGNVPESEAELNSCSKPLWDPPLMPKEDVAVTRVCKTGNVPESEAELNSCSKPLWDPPLMPKEDVAVTRVCNTGNVPESESEPNSCSKRLLDPPLMPKEDVAVTQVCDTGDMPESEAELDSFSKPLLLYPPLMPKEDVAVTQVCNTSNVPESESEPNSCSKQFLDPPMMPKEDVAVTQVCDTGEMPESETELNSCSKPFLDPWLIPGKDVAVTQVSEEDVAVTQGCYIGDVKESESEVNSCSKPLLDPQLMSKEDVTVTQVCDTDDVPGSEAEVNSCSKTLLAPQLMPKEDVAVTRVCYTGDVPESEAEVTSCSSKPLLAESEAEPNSCSKALKAEKPRRRLLPASSVLLRDIGGLDLEDENQKPRGTRGGKKLAADEINRTQGSISLMRLLKSNLRL
- the LOC117907979 gene encoding kinesin-like protein KIN-6 isoform X2, which produces METQSSPPCPYTVTVRRNPHRKARATPSTSAPPRPLLSNPITSEIPAFPIQEILAMQVPQALSTPSPENLRVFLRIRPLITLQGSGKCGSRGNQSSKSVAKNAWPQNPSTKIKRKKNKNSEICIAVNNTQSVTLSPPSHLKDLKRIKSEVYEGFSHVFSADSSQEEVYERMVKPLVEDFINGKSGMLAALGPSGSGKTHTVFGCPREPGMVPLALQQIFKRTEGSGSEATRSFYISIFEIYSERGKGERMLDLSPGGADLFMQQSSIKGLQEVVISDVAQAESLIAQGMLKRSTAMTNSNSQSSRSQCIINIRSAPNNLESDVSVQLNSAVLTIVDLAGAEREKRTGNQGARLLESNFINNTSMVFGLCLRSLLEHQRNPKKPLQKHFQNSLLTRYLRDYLEGKKRMALILTIKPGEEDYLDTSFLLKQASPYMKIKFNNVEELSDLVANKRHVRTLPRFEQRKRMKFSNPDACVIEEANSVRDEQRLCVCDEEVNPEELKETGTVKALVQSPRNSKLDVYDSTFLKLNGVELAKRERNNQIMQGFAKALWDVLKQYKEKLEEAENQVQSLRESLKSEKAKYFELDKEMKDLKSHCSCCKEKVVESTLPKENSNSELTVDDSSQLEGHGSSNIDEINMGVSLNLDLEAFEHGSTPAKCDSSVQQELDAFLQVESSDMVDSSCLCIKDFQHQNSQGVPSSDMVGFECIDNELKHNATYNQEHWSFSRNGKSAEDLNELKYLEIDDNNLKAEVTAGTKLSKSLFSSSQSPVMVSDNNCSSVELDQLHTEEDKILLDPPLMPKVDVAVTPECKTGNVPESEAELNSCSKPLWDPPLMPKEDVAVTRVCKTGNVPESEAELNSCSKPLWDPPLMPKEDVAVTRVCNTGNVPESESEPNSCSKRLLDPPLMPKEDVAVTQVCDTGDMPESEAELDSFSKPLLLYPPLMPKEDVAVTQVCNTSNVPESESEPNSCSKQFLDPPMMPKEDVAVTQVCDTGEMPESETELNSCSKPFLDPWLIPGKDVAVTQVSDTDDVPESESELNSCSKPLMDSPLVPEEDVAVTQGCYIGDVKESESEVNSCSKPLLDPQLMSKEDVTVTQVCDTDDVPGSEAEVNSCSKTLLAPQLMPKEDVAVTRVCYTGDVPESEAEVTSCSSKPLLAESEAEPNSCSKALKAEKPRRRLLPASSVLLRDIGGLDLEDENQKPRGTRGGKKLAADEINRTQGSISLMRLLKSNLRL